A region of the Desulfomonilaceae bacterium genome:
GTAAGTCTGTGACTTCCTGTACAGTTCTTACAAGCCATTGCATCATTTCTGAACCGCCTTTACGTGCAGGTCCAAGATTCAGATCCAGCAGGTCCACTCCCCTTTCGGTGAGTTTGACAGCCCATTCCTGTATGGGCTTTGGATCTCTTTCCCGCATGGCGTTGCCCGTATACTTCGACATAATGTTGATGTTCTCAGCCACCACCTTTATCATCGAACGAGTACCTCCTAATTTATCTCCTGTTCCGTGGGGGAACTATAGTTCTAAAAATAGAAAATTAGCATATCCAGCAAGAATATCAAAGAAGTTCTTGTTTTTTAGCGCAATTATCTGACGTTAGACCTGACTGGAGGGAGTTTCCTCCAGTCGGGTCGGGACATGAAAGGCTAGAAAACTAAGCGAAGTTTTGCCTTAAATAGGCGGGAATGTGGGCGCCCTCACGCGGGCCGATTGCGATTTCCCAGTCCGAAAGCTCTTCTTCGAGATCACCGCTGATGATCGCCGCTGCTCCAGGTATAATAAGTTTTTTCAGTTTGCTTTTTTCTTCGATTCCACATTTCTTTACAAAAGGCCCTATTATATCACCAACGAATTTTCCGGCGGCCCATGCGGTCAAAACGGACAATCCGTCTGTGTTTAAAACCAAAAGCCATGCAGGGACCCTGCTAGATTCAATTTCACCTGAAACGATGAAGTAGGTCAGAGAGAAATTGCTGGTAATAAGAACGGGCGACTTTTCGTCAGGATTATTGACCGGGTAGATTCCCTGTTCAGTTGTCATGGGTCTCTGAGGATCAGTGTAGATGTTAAGCCTCTGTAACAACAGAGGAAACAGCACTTCCCCTTTAAACTCACTCAGAATTTCAATACCCGCGTACTTTGATATAAACGTCCCGGCGACAATAGTTTCGTCAATAGCGTTGTCGGACATCGCGCATGGGAAAACAATAGTTGGAAAGCCGAGTGGCCGATAGAGATTATCCAGCGCCAGTCTTCTCATCATAACCTGATCTCTGAGCTGTTCAGCCAGACTCAGGTTATCGGTTGAAAGTACTATATCTTTGTGGCCCTTGGCGACAAGTTTCGCTGCAAGTTTGGCTACTTCGCCTACCTTGCCGGCCTTCACCGCCAACGGGCAGTCGTATTCTGTGGCCAGCGCCGACATTGCGTCAAGATTAGCCTCGGTCGCTGCGAAGATTAGTGGCTTATTCTTCCCTACTACGGCTAAAGCGCCTTTCAGCGTATCCAAATTGTCACTCATCAAAATAATCGCAGCGCCGGCTTCATTGGCCTTTTTAGCCAAGACTGCGAAACGATCGGCGGCTCCATCGTCCTTTATCGCCACCAGTTCAGGTTTGAGGGTCAATCCGACTCGCTCATACCTAAGTTCTTTGAAAGCTTTAAGCTTCGCGTCGACTGAGTCGTCTGATTCCGATACGGAAATAAGGCAACCCAGACCGGTTGGATTATTAAAAGTTTTTTCATGTCTGAAGAGAACGGTCTCTCCTCCGACTTTGACCGCAGCAGCGTCCACTCCGATTTGGACAGTCCTAATTGGGGGGGCTGAAGCTGAAGCCAGTTTTTCCTTGGCGTCTTCGGAGACGTAAGGACAAAGGGCTAACTCAGCTTTTCCAGCGGCCAGATTCATTGCGAAAGCCAAACATGTGGGAACACCGCATTCTCCACAGTTCTTCTTCGGCATCATTTTAAAGATCTGAATTCCAGAAAGCGCCATCGATAAAAACCTCCCTCTCGAGGCAAAATCCCCTGTCAAAAAAGTGACGATTCCTAAGAAAATATAACTTAAGCAGGGGGTCTTTCTACATTAACCCCCTGCCTTCGGAAGGGTCAAATGAAAAATTGAATTTGACTAAGAATTATTACCCTACGATCGAATCCATCGACACTGCAGGGTGTTCCTTTTCCTGAAGGAACGGCAAAATTTCATCCTCAGTCACTCCGACTGTTTCGTCCGCGATTCGGTCCGCCATATTGGAGATGCCCATCTTTTCACCTTGAGCGTTTATTTTGTCTCTAAGCATTTCCTTCAGGCCCTTGGGTAACCAGACCATTCGTTTGATCCCACCTTCGGCGGAAATGAATTTGTCGGAAACTATATAAAGTTTGCTGTGGCCAACAAAGCCCGGGGTGACATTTCCGCCACCTGCGCTACCGGCAAGGGTCGTGAACTTCATGCCGCATGGAGTCATTCCCTTGTAATCACGGTCAACACTCATAATCCCATTAGCCACTGGAAGCACTGCAGCAATACACTCAAAGCAGCCACAAGATGTCATGGGACTTTCCATGATTGAGTACGCGCTGCACCCGACAACTTTTCCACGCGACGCTTTACTCACAAAATCATTAACGCCTTCCCACTGACCCAATCTTTCGTCCAGAACCTTACCTTTTTCAATGGGCTGATTAGGCCCAGTCGGGTTAATTTCGTTGGACGCTTTGCAATCAAGCCAGTTATATGCGCCGCAGAGACCTGCTCTCTCTGGCGTAACGACACAAACGTGGGTGGGAGCAAAACTCTGACAAAGAGTACATGAATAATATGTATTTTCGTCTTCGTCTTTCATACCCTGAACCCTTGAGTCTCTGACTGCATAGGATTCACGGGCTTTTTTTAGCAGTTCGTCGCATTTTCCCTGGTCAGTAAAAATTGTAACTTTGACCTTGTCAAGAACCGCTCCAAAATCCTGATGGTATTTAGCATGTAAAATAGATCCAATATGTTTTAAAGAAAATCCTTTTTCCACCGCGCCTTTTCCGATACGAACCCAGGCGATATCGCGCTGTCCGATGTGCATCAAGCCTTGCGCGTAGTTGATCAAGTGGTGAATCTGACGTTCAAGAATTGGTTCGAAGTCAGACTGCATTTTCCGGCCGGCGACTTCCACATAAATACCGATCGGCAACCTGGTTCCTGGCTTAATGTCTTTTAGGTCAGGTCCTACGAGGTCAACTTGACCATCTTCGATCTCATTCATGTCTTTCATCACGGTCAGCTCTACGCCAGTGGTCTTTCCGCCACCAGCTTCCATGTAGATATCATCGCCTCTGATTCTTTCACCTTCAAACGCCGGACCGTAAGCGACAGGGACCGGAACCTCAGTAACCGTGACCTTGAGGCCTCGAACTTCAATCGCCTTTGCGACGATGTCTTTATGGGCAATATTTGAAACGACGTGTTCATACGTGCAGACGCCGGTTGGAAGAATCTGCGGAATCGGTGTGTCTGCGATTGTCGGGAACCCGTAGTTAATGGCGCCGGCCGCCGCCGCGTACCATTCGTCGGAAACATCACCAAGGGCCAACACGAAAGCGAAAACGCGGTCCTTGTTATAGATCAGGACTTTTCTGAAATCACCAGGCTGAATTCCTCCGAAGCTCAGGGCTGCTCTTGTTGCAAACCCAACTGCGAAAATAGCCGACGAAATGTCCGGACCGA
Encoded here:
- the acsC gene encoding acetyl-CoA decarbonylase/synthase complex subunit gamma, encoding MALSGIQIFKMMPKKNCGECGVPTCLAFAMNLAAGKAELALCPYVSEDAKEKLASASAPPIRTVQIGVDAAAVKVGGETVLFRHEKTFNNPTGLGCLISVSESDDSVDAKLKAFKELRYERVGLTLKPELVAIKDDGAADRFAVLAKKANEAGAAIILMSDNLDTLKGALAVVGKNKPLIFAATEANLDAMSALATEYDCPLAVKAGKVGEVAKLAAKLVAKGHKDIVLSTDNLSLAEQLRDQVMMRRLALDNLYRPLGFPTIVFPCAMSDNAIDETIVAGTFISKYAGIEILSEFKGEVLFPLLLQRLNIYTDPQRPMTTEQGIYPVNNPDEKSPVLITSNFSLTYFIVSGEIESSRVPAWLLVLNTDGLSVLTAWAAGKFVGDIIGPFVKKCGIEEKSKLKKLIIPGAAAIISGDLEEELSDWEIAIGPREGAHIPAYLRQNFA
- the acsB gene encoding acetyl-CoA decarbonylase/synthase complex subunit alpha/beta yields the protein MSKIIAANVIAGAHKVYEKTRKRFEQAVQKYGEKQEISFPNTGYYLPVIYGILGFPVKNLGDAGQVLTRSEELIPPLVREKTHLPYLGPVLDAGMATLFNFEILEAIRYLEDPDFYLPAEDPTDDKLWLGAADDIILRKRGVEFVDGTAPGFAAIVGSAPTKEIAADMALELQKKNLYVFMAASHNGTTFSQQLKEAGVQVGWPTRLVPFGPDISSAIFAVGFATRAALSFGGIQPGDFRKVLIYNKDRVFAFVLALGDVSDEWYAAAAGAINYGFPTIADTPIPQILPTGVCTYEHVVSNIAHKDIVAKAIEVRGLKVTVTEVPVPVAYGPAFEGERIRGDDIYMEAGGGKTTGVELTVMKDMNEIEDGQVDLVGPDLKDIKPGTRLPIGIYVEVAGRKMQSDFEPILERQIHHLINYAQGLMHIGQRDIAWVRIGKGAVEKGFSLKHIGSILHAKYHQDFGAVLDKVKVTIFTDQGKCDELLKKARESYAVRDSRVQGMKDEDENTYYSCTLCQSFAPTHVCVVTPERAGLCGAYNWLDCKASNEINPTGPNQPIEKGKVLDERLGQWEGVNDFVSKASRGKVVGCSAYSIMESPMTSCGCFECIAAVLPVANGIMSVDRDYKGMTPCGMKFTTLAGSAGGGNVTPGFVGHSKLYIVSDKFISAEGGIKRMVWLPKGLKEMLRDKINAQGEKMGISNMADRIADETVGVTEDEILPFLQEKEHPAVSMDSIVG